The Chryseolinea soli nucleotide sequence GGAGGACTTAACGCTGGTCGGGAAGTATAAGATAAATTCTGTGTATAGCATTTTTCGAAAGGTTAAGACGACAGGAGGGGAGAAGTTACTCGATAAGCTGTTCAGTCAGCCCTTGGATGATGCCGATGCTATTAACATGCGGGCGCGCTTGTTTCAATATTTCCAGGAAAAGGATATTTCCTTTCCTTTCGCTCCTGCAAATGTCCAGATCGCCGAAGACTATGTGGGCCTGGGGTTAAACACATCGAAACTGGGGAACCTGCTCTCATGGGTTATTCGGCGAATGCAAGGGCTGTTCCTTCGCGATGATCTGTACCAAGAGTTTCGAAAGAAGCAGCGTATAACCATTTTAATCCTTGAGCAGCTGCTGTATGTGATCAATCATTTGGATTATGGGAATAAAAGCCAGTATCGAAATCGGATTGAGGAGGTGAAAGATATCCTAGGGCGGTCGGAACTTAAGAAGGTGTTGGAGAAAGCTCCGTCCGCAGATGGCCCTTTCTACGAGTTTGTGACCTACGACTATCTGCTGCGTGGTGCGATGCATCAGAAGGCAGAGCAGCTATTAATGTGCATTCATGAGCTTGATGTCTATATCGCCGTGAGTGGCGTGGCTCGGGAGCGGAAGTTTTCTTACGCGTCAGCTCATCCCAGTGACCAGATCACGCTGCACGCAGTTAATCTAAGGCATCCGTCATTGAATAAAGGTGTTCCCAACACGATTTCGTTACGCCGGGATAAGAATATGATTTTTCTCACTGGTGCAAACATGGCAGGAAAGTCAACATTGATGAAGTCAATAGGTATTTCGATTTACCTGGGGCATATCGGATTTCCGGTGGCGGCGGAGTCAATGGCGTTCTCTGTAATGGACGGATTATATACGTCTATCAACGTCTCTGATAATTTGAATCTTGGCTATAGTCATTTTTATGCGGAGGTGCTGAGGGTGAAACATGCTGCCGAGCAAGTCGGTGCCGGCAAGAACATGGTCGTGATTTTTGATGAATTGTTCAAAGGCACCAATGTGAAGGATGCCTACGATGCTACGCTGGAGGTGACGCGGGCTTTTTCGGAATATGACAATTGCTTTTTTGTGATCTCAACGCACATCGTGGAAGTGGGTGATGCATTGCGGGAACAACCCAATATTCAATTTTTGTTTTTGCCAACTATGTTGAAAGAGGAAGTGCCGCAATATAGCTACCGTCTGGAAACGGGGATATCGAGCGACAGGCATGGAATGACAATCATTCGGAAGGAAGGTATACTCGATATCATTCGCCGAGCGGAGGATGGCTAACACTGGGTGGAGTCATTTTATGTTGGATGGTTTAGTGGTAATAATTTATTTCGAATGATAAAGGTCAATTTGCTGGTCGCTACCTTCTTGTCGCTGACGGAGTTTTTGTTTGGACAGGGTGCTACAGATCGTATCCGATCAAAGAACTTCCCGAAGTTTCCGCAAGTGTCCAATGTCGATATCGCGGGAGCACCTATACTTTCTCAGCCGGCACTTATTGTTGGTAAGGAAAAGGAAATTCGGACTGAGAAACATGGCTTGGCATACCCTGCTTTTTATGATTGGAATCGGGACGGGAAAATGGATTTGTTGCTGGGCGAATTTGAAACGGGCCAAACAGGATCCTATATTAAAGTATATCTGAACACGGGTAGTAACAACGCGCCAGCCTACTCCGGGAAGTACTTTTATGCACGAGACGTAAAGGGAGATACTCTGACGGCGTATCAATGGTGTTGTATCGGGGTACACCCACGGGTTGTGGATCTAAACGGTGATGGATATCCAGATATATTGACCGGCCAGTACAATCCTGGGCAAGTTTCATGGTGGCGAGGCTCGAAGGAAGGCTTTTTGCCAAGACAATTTGTGGAGCAAGAAGGCTACGTTGAAAAATTCGCCTCTGGCTCCGGCGATCAGTTGGATCCAAAGTCAAATGACTACTGGAACTACACATCGACTGATTTTGCCGATTTCAATGAGGATGGGTTGCTCGATTTGTTTGTAGGCGGGTTTGGAGAGCTTCGCGTAGCGTTAAACGTCGGAACGAAGGAGTCGCCTAAATTTGGTTTAAGAAAATATCTATTGGGAATTGATGGGCTTCCGCTCTCGGTTGTTAACCCGAGCGATGAGCAATTACTGAAAGCCCATCGTGCGTTCACTTCGCCTCACTACGCTGGTGTTTACAAGAGTTTTATAAACCCTGTTGACTGGGATGGAGATGGTGTATTGGATTTGCTTGTGACCCATGTGTATGATAGTAAAAAGACTCCTGATCCTGTTGTATTCTTCAGAGGAGTTCAAACTGACAAAGGACTGCGGTTTGAATCTTCGAAATCATTGTTTACGGCTATGGGCATGTACAAGACATTTCCCGGATGTCAACCCAACATTAGGATTACCGATTATAACCATGATGGCGTTCAGGACCTGGTGATCGGGTTGTCACTTCCAACGGTAAATGGTTTTGAGATTGATTCACTGGCGTCGTGGAGTTATTTAAAGGATCTGGGTATTGAAGCGCCGGGCAAAGACGCCGGACGTGCTATTGAGTATAGTGGCGGGATAGAGGCATTTAAGAAGAAGATTGAGTCAGATGCTGATTTAAAATCTTACTACCTAGGAAAATTGCGTGATTCCAAATACCTAACGATTCGTCATCGCGGGTATGCTTATGTGATGCTGGGCAAGAAGAACCCCGTCGCTGCTAAACCGCGTGTAGCCGTCATAGCTCAGGAAGATGCCAAGCCTGTAATAAACGAGATAGCGAAGCGCATAGGGGAGGGGCCGGTGCAAGTGAACGTCAAGGCTCCAGGCGCCGTGAGAAGCTATCAAACGGACAGCATTGTTGTTTCCTTTGCTGTCCAGGAGGGATGGTATCTCTATGCTGACACGAAGGGGAATGAGGCCCAAGGTTGGATACCAACAAAGATGGAGCTCACTTTTCCAAAGGGTATGGAAGCCATTGATCCGCCTGTGCTTCCCAAAAGTCATTATAAAGGCGGCTCTGAAATCTACAATGGCAATGACATAAAGTTTATTCAAAAGTTCAGACTTAACGATGACGCTCGAGCAACTGCTCCAGAACTCATGGTCAATGTGACGATTCACTACCAGACTTGTAACGGTGAGCGGTGTTTGGTGCCGGTTACCGAGCAGGTGGAAATGAAAATGAACTATGTTCGGTAGGTAGTTCCAAAGGAGCTTACACTCAAAACGAAAAATAAATGATATGAAAACAATATTGGTGTTTGTTTTTGGTCTGCTTGGCTTTGTTTCGATTTGTAACGCCCATGTCACGGCGTGCGATCATGCCGTGTTGTTGAAAGATTCAGCAAGAGTCGGGGAGCCTATTTCTTCCTTTGCAATGAAGACCCCAGATGGCAAAGTCCTAAAGGCTGACCAGCTCAAAGGCAAGATTCTTGTTTTGGATTTTTGGGCTTCGTGGTGCGGTCCCTGCCGAAAGCTCACCTTCGAAGTCGACAGCCTTCTGGGTGCCTATCACTCCTCTCCTAACTTTCAGATGATCGGAGTGAACTTTCAGGAAAACAAGGTTGAGGCGGCAATGCAGTATTGGAAGCGCCATGGCTACAAATT carries:
- a CDS encoding MutS-related protein, whose translation is MGLMVDKQTLEDLTLVGKYKINSVYSIFRKVKTTGGEKLLDKLFSQPLDDADAINMRARLFQYFQEKDISFPFAPANVQIAEDYVGLGLNTSKLGNLLSWVIRRMQGLFLRDDLYQEFRKKQRITILILEQLLYVINHLDYGNKSQYRNRIEEVKDILGRSELKKVLEKAPSADGPFYEFVTYDYLLRGAMHQKAEQLLMCIHELDVYIAVSGVARERKFSYASAHPSDQITLHAVNLRHPSLNKGVPNTISLRRDKNMIFLTGANMAGKSTLMKSIGISIYLGHIGFPVAAESMAFSVMDGLYTSINVSDNLNLGYSHFYAEVLRVKHAAEQVGAGKNMVVIFDELFKGTNVKDAYDATLEVTRAFSEYDNCFFVISTHIVEVGDALREQPNIQFLFLPTMLKEEVPQYSYRLETGISSDRHGMTIIRKEGILDIIRRAEDG
- a CDS encoding FG-GAP repeat domain-containing protein → MIKVNLLVATFLSLTEFLFGQGATDRIRSKNFPKFPQVSNVDIAGAPILSQPALIVGKEKEIRTEKHGLAYPAFYDWNRDGKMDLLLGEFETGQTGSYIKVYLNTGSNNAPAYSGKYFYARDVKGDTLTAYQWCCIGVHPRVVDLNGDGYPDILTGQYNPGQVSWWRGSKEGFLPRQFVEQEGYVEKFASGSGDQLDPKSNDYWNYTSTDFADFNEDGLLDLFVGGFGELRVALNVGTKESPKFGLRKYLLGIDGLPLSVVNPSDEQLLKAHRAFTSPHYAGVYKSFINPVDWDGDGVLDLLVTHVYDSKKTPDPVVFFRGVQTDKGLRFESSKSLFTAMGMYKTFPGCQPNIRITDYNHDGVQDLVIGLSLPTVNGFEIDSLASWSYLKDLGIEAPGKDAGRAIEYSGGIEAFKKKIESDADLKSYYLGKLRDSKYLTIRHRGYAYVMLGKKNPVAAKPRVAVIAQEDAKPVINEIAKRIGEGPVQVNVKAPGAVRSYQTDSIVVSFAVQEGWYLYADTKGNEAQGWIPTKMELTFPKGMEAIDPPVLPKSHYKGGSEIYNGNDIKFIQKFRLNDDARATAPELMVNVTIHYQTCNGERCLVPVTEQVEMKMNYVR
- a CDS encoding TlpA family protein disulfide reductase encodes the protein MKTILVFVFGLLGFVSICNAHVTACDHAVLLKDSARVGEPISSFAMKTPDGKVLKADQLKGKILVLDFWASWCGPCRKLTFEVDSLLGAYHSSPNFQMIGVNFQENKVEAAMQYWKRHGYKFPMASDNDVLGNSIKAGNPTILVIDKKGVVRGRWDGYTRGAAREVKLLVDSLL